DNA from Ananas comosus cultivar F153 linkage group 12, ASM154086v1, whole genome shotgun sequence:
AGGGGGTGTGGCGGGAGCTGCTGGTGCGGCCGACGCCGTCGGTGCGGCGGATCCTGCTGGCGGCCCTCGGGCTGCAGTTCTTCCAGCAGGCGTCGGGCATCGACTCGGTGGTGCTGTACAGCCCGCGCGTGTTCCAGAAAGCCGGCATCGGCTCCGACTCCAACTCCCTCGGCGCCACGGTCGCCGTCGGCTTCACCAAGACCGCATTCATCCTCGTCGCCACCTTCTTCCTCGACCGCGTTGGCCGCCGCCCGCTCCTCCTCGCCAGCGCCGGCGGCATGGTCGCCTCgctcctcgccctcgcctccACCCTCCACGTTATCGGCGATCGTGCCCACGACCACAGAGACGGTCACCGGGGAGCTGCTGCGGCGGTGGCGATTGCGGCCGTGCTCAGCTTCGTGGGGTCGTTCTCGATCGGGCTCGGGCCGATCGCGTGGGTGTACAGCTCGGAGATATTCCCGCTGCGGCTGCGGGCGCAGGGGGCCAGCATGGGGGCGGCCGTGAACCGGGTCATGAGCGGGGTGATAACCATGACCTTCATCTCGCTCTACAACGCCATCACCATCTCCGGGAGCTTCTTCCTCTATGCGGGGGTCGCGGCGGTGGGGTGGGTGTTCTTTTACGTCTTCTTGCCGGAGACGCGGGGGAGGAGCTTGGAGGACATGGAGGTGCTGTTTGGGAAGAAGggagtggaggaggaggaggagaaggagaaggagaataagggaggagaggagggtaTGGTGGGTGAAAGCCAAGAGAACAAATgttaaagaagaaaatttggTATATCGTTAGTAATTGGTGGTGTTTGATGCTTTAATTATGGGTAAAAGTGGTTAGGATAAACTCAGCTTGTATTTGATACGGAATTTAATTGGAAGCAATTATGGATGTCGAAATTTAACATTAATAttcatatattcaaatttatatttaaaaaataataaaaattaaatatggatgtgaatatgattttttaaaaaaaccgaTTGTATTTTACTATTTTCCTTAGCATTCTATcgtattctatattttatttattttttgatttttctgaaaaaataaaaaagacatgCAATGGCTTCTAACAAGAaacctttttatttctttcttttagatCTTGTggccgcaaaaaaaaaaaaggaaaaggcatGCAATGATTTACAGCAAGAGAAATACCAAGTCTATAATTCAAAATCAATTGGAATATTACAGGTagcattatttaaaaaaataaaaaaaagaaggaagtgTAATGGCCCCTCTGGTTGAGCCAATCCTTTTGTATTTAGTATTTAGTTCATGTATTTCGACCATTTAATGTTTGCAAATTGCTCAATGAACGTTTATCGATTAGTTCATGTTTTTcgaacattttatattttatttttaatcatttgTAGAATTTTAGTTTGCAGTTTTAATACAAAACTATGGATAAAAGTTGGATTGATAAGCTAAGAAGCAGTAAAATTTACATGAAGGGAGtaactaattttattaaatttgcttTAGTGAAAGAATCTTTTGATGGAAAGATTTATTGTCCATGTCGGAAATGTTTTAATCGTTGCTTGCAGTTCTAATCCACTTTCCCTTTATTAAGTATCTTTTTGTGAATTAACCTAGTGGGGTATGCAAACGACACAACTTTTATGCCTTCTATTTTATTCTATCTTTGTTCATTAACCTAGTGCGCTTAAGAAACGTACATCTATGTGATTCCCGATCAAATTCTGATTTAGTCTTCATCGTGGTATTTTATGTTTCTAttatttcttctcttcttttaagTTGTGTATTTTCCTGATATCACGTAACTACGTAAAATTTTCTTTGGGATTCAATGTTTCTATCAGGAAAGAATGAATTTCTTGTGTGGATTTCTATCTATTCTGTAGCTGAACTATTTTAGAGTTATGGAAGACTGTAGGACGTTCTTGGCCCTAGCTTGAACAACAAGGGCAAACCTTTAATATTCAgataatatatatgtttgtttttCAAGGCACTTTTAAATGCTTACTAATACAAATTTTCTTCCTATTTTCGGATTGGCTTGAAGGATTGGTCACTAAATATCTAGTTGCAATATTTGTTGATTATTTTGGGGATGTTAAATTGTAAGCCTCCACTCTGAGCAAAAAAGGGTTCACTCCTGAAATTTTGGTGCTTTATGTAGTTGGAGATGTGTTTTATATGTGACTGCTAGTAGTTGCCTAATGATCTTTTACCACATAGGTTGTAGTTGGAGATGTGTTTTATATGCGACTGCTACTAGTTGCCTGATGATCTTTTACCACATAGGTTGTTGTTGGAAAtgtgttttatatatatgactGCTAGTAGTTGCCTAATGATCTTTTTCCAACTAGGTTATtgaaaaaagctaaaatttgattaagtattttaaaattcttttttttctttttgttattgaaGGGGTTCCTAGAAAATTTTACCTATGCTACTACATGGAATCGAAATTGATTTTTGCGATGCTGCATAGTCAGAGGTGGAGGTTTTATGGCACTTAGAGATGCTTGGCTGGAAATAAAATGAGGGGATTATGATGTTGTTGCTTGTAAAGAGGCAGAAAATAAATTCGAGTTGTCTGAATTTTCTTGAGGTAATCTCTGCTATTTATTCCTTTTAGTATGAAATATCTGTTCCTGTTTTCTAGTTTCtactaaatattttgaaatgatCTTGCTTCTTACTGCTTAGcgtgcatgtttttttttttttttgagagataggtagcacgctacccgcttcgtttatttcatttagaaataaacttagctagaaatgtgaatcaactaggattcgaacttaggtttcgggtaccaaccaccaagccctttgccacttgttctaagGACAGTTGGTAGCATGCATGTTTTTAAATTCACAAATCTAAGGCTTATTGGGATATCTAATGTTAACAGAATATGGAGTTATTCCTCTGCATTGACTTGAGGCCTATTTTAGTTTTACCATGTCCTTTTATTTAGTACTCATCTTGTTCGAACTCCAAAACTTGTTTGTAGGCAAAAAATATGGACACTGAATTGAACAAAAGGATTCTCAAGCAAAATATTTGTGGACACTGTTTTTACTAGAACTGTTTTAAACATTAGAATtaacttttgttttcttcttctatttaGAAAAATTGATGGCTTTTGATTTAAATACACTATCAAATAATTAGTGAAATTCTGATGCAATTGAGTTCtgtttatataatttcttttcCTCACATTCTGCCTATAATAATATAAGATTGGTGAATTGAATATTTgtactaattttaattttgtttgataTATACTGTAGAATGAATATTATTCGACAGTATTTAGGTGGAAATCCTGATGTAGTTGAGTTCTGCTTATATAACTCTTTTCATCACATTTTGTCTGCGGCTACATATACATTACTAGAGAGCATACGTTTAAACTAAAAGCAATATATACGCTACAAGAGTGATGCATTTAAGGATCTTAGTAATTCGTTGTgaataaaaaagtgataaaacTTTTTTGTTCCTATTATTTCTAGTGCTTATGCAatagtagaaaattttttattttttgattgggATTAATATTGTTGATTGAAGTTTATTGAtgttaaaacattaaaaaaattttgttcattaCTACAAATTTTTCGTATTGGCATGTTTATCTGGTATTTCATAATTATCGATGCTTTGGAGTGTCGGcaattgtttaaattaaatACTCTTTTTAGAGTCGGTAATATGTtggtattttataatttaccgATATTTTGAAGTGTCGGcaattgtttaaattaacgaCTCTTTTTAGAGTCGGCACCTAATACATTACCGACTCTAAAAAGAGTCGGAAAAAAGTTTCCCTTTAAAAAGCGTCGACGTTATTTTTTCCGACACTTTAAAGTGTCGCTAATTATTATTGAAAGCATCTATAAGTATAAAATTTGTTGTAGTGACGCATGAAGTATATATgacatatattataattatacatagaaatatagatatagatattccACCTATTAATTTGACCCAGTAGTATGTAAAATAGTAGTTTCGAATgatttttatgattattttcatgttttcttagtttttcttaaatagaaagaaaaatattaataaaactCATATACTCATATTCTACTTcagaaaatttaattaatggATAATGAagtcaatattaaaaaaaaaaaaacaaaaacaatcatCAAAGCAAAAAATTGACTATgtgatggaaaaaaaatttagagataTGATTCCAAGGAGACAGAACAATAATTGATTGAAAAGTTAAAACAGAGAGAGACGGTTGAAAGAgaaattgttctttttttttttctttatcagaAATAAAAAGCAATAACAAAAGTGGAAAATGGAAGGAAATATCCTTTTTATTACTCCTTTTTAGTAGATCCTTGGGTTATCTCTTTTGTCTTTATCATACAAGGATTTTCATGTCTCTAAGtttgaataattaattttgttttgaataacACAACATTAATCATATAGTAACCATGATGCTGCTTTCCcttatcaatatttttattttatttattgtctcACGTGGACATCATTAAGGATTAATTTTCTACaaagaattaatttttaagaattatACTTTTCAGAGTTGAGCTAATTGAATTCCATATCTTAGAATACCTTGCGTTATGTCATTTTCTCGCTTGGTCAGCATAGAAAATAATTGGGTGACATAATTAAGGATACAATAATATAATACCCCTATCAATAGagattaatattatattatatatatacactatttTATACCTAAGAGAtgataaatatcaaatttaaatggGCTATTTTAGtccattaaattaaattttcatggaAAACATAGAGGGGTTGGTTTAAAATTCTCACATTTTGTACTATTAGAAGATGCTGcgaaaatcataaatttttgcCACATCAGATCCTATGGTGAaccaaatatgaaaattttaaattcctagCACTCATTTatgaaagttttaaaaataccaCTAACTAAACAGGTCTTTACACCCTCTTAGGCTATCTTAAATTCTAGAATGtttaaagaattaaaattcTAGTTGGTATAACGAAATTTATATTGATTGAAAAAGATTTAAGGATTTCTTGTTATAGAAATGATTATTATTCAATTCTCGAAATCTGAGAGTGAAATTTTGTGACAattcatttattattaatactgttttattaaaaatcataaaattttctttcctcagttttatatatatatatatatatatatatatatatatatatattaccaacttcaaaatagaataaaattcaaTTGAACTGTGgtttattttcaataaaaattttgtttataaataaattgaacaaaattcctttttatttgattataattaaattttatttatattcagcaTGCAAGGCTGTTTGGTTCCTTCAaaaggtgagaaaaaaaaaattcaaaaagaaaaatgtaaaacTTGTTTGTTAGTTATTCGTCCGTTTggttcaaaagaaaaatatttttaataattatttttcaaattttatgaaaaactagtttttttttgttttttttaacttttttaaaaaatgcaaaTGCTaggttttcataaaatttaaaaatttgttcttcaaaataattagttttttttaactgacaaaaaacacaaaaaaaaaaaaaagatagatcgAANaaaaacacaaaaaaaaaaaaagatagatcgaaaataatataaaattttaaaaaataatatagatcgAAATAGGTTTCGTACTGGACCAAAGTCTCCAAGTTTAgagtattttttgtttttgtttttgtttttgtttttgtttttttttgtgatcCGGACAATTATTCACAGGATTTGCCCACTTGAAAAGTCTCCTGTTGTCTCCACACATTTGGTGGGGACTAGAGAGACTAGCCAACCACGCTAGAACTCCATGGACCGGGTCCAAAGTTTCCGTAGGTCACTGCATGCGCAAATCCTTTTTATTTTGAGGTCGGAGTCCAATCTCAAAACCGGCCAATTGGTTTAAGTAGTGATAGCATCACTTCATTGTTCTATGATTTGCTTCATCTTTTATCCAATTCATCTCTCTAAGTTATTTAAAGTCTatttttaccttcttttttctttttacttatttttagttaaaaataacaataaaaataaacatcaaaaaaataatttgttaggagatttttcttttttcgccaTATTAATTTTAGAACTAGAACTTCtagcccccgtttggttcggagttaagaaaaagtagctattccagggatagggttaagttcagggttaaaatggtgttaaaatttttttgtgtttggttggaggttggagttagtctaggatagtgaaaaaaagtgtttggttggaataggtgggataagaagataatgattgataaagaagaaaaatgtgagagctcgggatgcgtgcggggttaaagttgggagggagagtggggttaatgattgataaaaaagaaaaaggtgagggctcgggataCTCTGAGTTTACTAGACATTATTATTGTGCCCAATATTAGAAAGATAAAGGTAAGATGGATAGCACGTGGTGATCTTGGTCTAGTAGATCCATACTACCGCTTCCTACTCACATGGACGCTGTTCCACTAATATTATACACCATCAAATTTGACTAGTTACATATAGCCCATCTCCATTCACTCCCTCCCCTCacactacacacacacacacacacacactctctctctctctctctctctctctctctctctctctctctctctctctctcaaaaacaaTGGAGGAGCAGAACCCAAAAACACAACTCACCACCTCCACTCCTCCGCAAAGTTCTGCCCCATCCATGGCCAGCTTGGATATTAAGCCCCGGCGAAACAACTACGCACTCGCCTGCGCCATGCTCGCCTCCATGACCTGGATCCTCGGCGGCTACGGTAACTAATTCTAACACCATTATTAATTAccctcctttcttcttttttttagtaaagaaaaatatatgcatgatgCGATTGTTTGCTTTGGTTTAAAGACATCGCGGTGATGAGCGGGGCGCAGCTCTTCATTAAGAAGGACCTGAAGGTGACGGACACGCAGATCGAGATCCTGGCGGGGGTCATCAACCTGTACTCGCTGCTGGGGTCGCTGGCGGGCGGGCGCACCTCGGACTGGATCGGGCGGCGCTACACCATCGTGCTGGCGGCCGCCATCTTCTTCGCGGGGGCGCTGACGATGGGCCTCGCCTCGGGCTACGCCGTGCTGATGGTCGGCCGGTTCGTGGCGGGGGTCGGGGTCGGCTTCTCGGCCGTGATCGCGCCCGTGTACACGGCCGAGCTCTCGCCCGCGGCGTCCCGCGGCACACTCACGTCCGTCCCGGAGGTGTCGGCCAACTTCGGCGTCCTCCTCGGGTACGTGGCCAACTTCGCCTTCGCGAAGCTGCCCCTCCGCCTCGGCTGGCGCGCCATGTTCCTCGCAGGCGCCGTCCCGCCCGTCTTCCTCGCCGCCGCGGTGCTCGCCATGCCGGAGTCCCCCCGCTGGCTCGTCATGCAGGGCCGCCTGGACGACGCGCGCCGCGTGCTCACCAGGACCACCGGCGGCCCCGACGAGGCCGAGCTCCGCTTACAGGTGCGTCCatccatgtgaaacaaccgttcatctttaataaatttatttatttatttatttatttgtaatcAGGCAGTGTTTGTTTTCTAAAAGAAGggtaaaaatttcttttttgaaaaaaaattattttctaaatattttctgaagtaaaaaaagaaaagaaaagaaaagaaaaaaaaaaaaacaaccctgctaattttatataatattgagCTACACCGCCAGGAGATAAAAGAGAGCCTGGGCGAGCACGCGAAGCTCAGGCGCGGGGAGGGCGTGTGGAGGGAGCTGCTGGTGCGGCCGACGCCGTCCGTGCGGCGGATCCTGCTGGCGGCCCTCGGGCTGCAGTTCTTCCAGCAGGCGTCCGGCATCGACTCGGTGGTGCTGTACAGCCCGCGCGTGTTCCAGAAGGCCGGCATCCGCTCCGACTCCAACTCCCTCGGCGCCACCGTCGCCGTCGGCTTCACCAAGACCGCATTCATCCTCGTCGCCACCTTCTTCCTCGACCGCGTCGGCCGCCGCCCGCTCCTCCTCGCCAGCGCCGGCGGCATGGTCGCCTCgctcctcgccctcgcctccACCCTCCACGTTATCGGCGATCGCGCCCACGACCACAGCGATGGTCACCGGGGAGCTGCTGCGGCGGTGGCGATTGCGGCCGTGCTAAGCTTCGTGGGGTCGTTCTCGATTGGGCTGGGGCCGATCGCGTGGGTGTACAGCTCGGAGATATTCCCGCTGCGGCTGCGGGCGCAGGGGTCCAGCATGGGGGCGGCCGTGAACCGGGTCATAAGTGGGGTAATAACCATGACCTTCATCTCGCTCTACAACGCCATCACCATCTCCGGGAGCTTCTTCCTCTACGCGGGGGTCGCGGCGGTGGGGTGGGTGTTCTTTTACGTCTTCTTGCCGGAGACGCGGGGGAGGAGCTTGGAAGACATGGAGGTGCTGTTTGGGAAGAAGAgagtggaggaggagaaggagaaggaggagggtGTGGTGGAGAACACGGGAGATCCTGAGGGTGAAAGCCAAGAGAACAAGTgttaaagaagaaaatttggTATATCGTTAGTAATTTGTGGTGTTTGATGCTTTGATTATGGGTAAAAGAGGTTAGGATAAACTCAGCTCTTATTTAATACGAAGCAATTATGGATGTCAAAATTTAgcattaatatttatatattcgaatttgtatttgaaaaaaatttaaaaaattcgaccgtattttattgtttttctaAGCTGTCTATTGTATtctatgtttattttattttttggtttttctgaACAAATGGAAATGACATGCAATGGTTTCTAACAAGAAATCTTTTTATTTCCTTCTTTTAGATCTTTTGGctgcaaccaaaaaaaaaaaaggcatgcAATGATTAATAGGCAGAGAAATACGAAGTCTATAATTcaaaaagaattggaatattacttataacattattttttttaaaaaaaaaacctcaggCCGAGCCTacggatgtcaatgggtatggatacccgaaatttatTCAAATCCAAATCTAAACGTGACGGATTTACCCAAGCTAAACGGGTATGGATTCGGTCAtgaatatagaaaaataaaaatccgacgaatacg
Protein-coding regions in this window:
- the LOC109718853 gene encoding polyol transporter 5-like — encoded protein: MEEQNPKTQLTTSTPPQSSAPSMASLDIKPRRNNYALACAMLASMTWILGGYDIAVMSGAQLFIKKDLKVTDTQIEILAGVINLYSLLGSLAGGRTSDWIGRRYTIVLAAAIFFAGALTMGLASGYAVLMVGRFVAGVGVGFSAVIAPVYTAELSPAASRGTLTSVPEVSANFGVLLGYVANFAFAKLPLRLGWRAMFLAGAVPPVFLAAAVLAMPESPRWLVMQGRLDDARRVLTRTTGGPDEAELRLQVRPSM